A region from the Halobellus litoreus genome encodes:
- a CDS encoding rhomboid family intramembrane serine protease: protein MRPVSVANLMTPFENGVRPILTQHRSLSAPVTDLLTVAVCGIYAIQAAQTALWGTPSVFETTNYVYLRAPWLAWPLSPLLHGGLAHVVPNVVTLFLFGRIAEAHLPRRRFAAMAFVAAVGSIAALAGWSVAFAAEPHVAVYGISGVVFAAAGFAVVHLPNHDRVTDLELLAVLFGLCAVALVGVESLAALALLSPAAINVGHAVGLLVGLVTAVLSRDCPGPLGRDGSDSDAGEAGLPRDRDTTTPKEG from the coding sequence ATGCGGCCCGTTTCGGTGGCGAACCTGATGACGCCCTTCGAGAACGGCGTGCGGCCGATCCTCACACAGCACCGATCGCTGTCCGCGCCGGTCACGGACCTGCTCACGGTGGCGGTGTGTGGCATCTACGCGATTCAGGCCGCCCAGACCGCGCTCTGGGGGACGCCCTCGGTCTTCGAGACCACCAACTACGTGTACCTCCGCGCGCCGTGGCTCGCGTGGCCGCTGTCGCCGCTCCTTCACGGTGGGCTCGCGCACGTCGTCCCCAACGTGGTCACGCTGTTCCTGTTCGGTCGGATCGCCGAGGCGCACCTTCCACGTCGCCGGTTCGCGGCGATGGCGTTCGTCGCCGCCGTCGGCTCGATCGCGGCGCTCGCGGGCTGGAGCGTCGCCTTCGCCGCGGAACCGCACGTCGCCGTGTACGGAATCAGCGGCGTCGTCTTCGCCGCCGCCGGCTTCGCCGTCGTCCACTTGCCGAACCACGACCGCGTGACCGACCTCGAACTGCTGGCCGTCCTGTTCGGCCTCTGTGCCGTCGCGCTCGTCGGCGTCGAGTCGCTCGCGGCGCTCGCCTTGCTCTCGCCGGCGGCGATCAACGTCGGCCACGCGGTGGGCCTGCTCGTGGGGCTCGTGACCGCCGTCCTCTCGCGGGACTGCCCGGGTCCGCTCGGTCGCGACGGATCCGATTCGGACGCGGGCGAGGCTGGACTTCCGCGGGACCGCGACACGACGACGCCGAAGGAAGGCTAG